Proteins encoded in a region of the Inquilinus sp. KBS0705 genome:
- a CDS encoding UDP-N-acetylmuramoyl-L-alanyl-D-glutamate--2,6-diaminopimelate ligase produces the protein MRYLSDIVEGVAFTELQGSADVEISAVVFDSRKVVPGCLFVAIKGTAVDGHDYIEKAVADGAIAIICEELPAHVTGEVDFLMVANSAKALGTIAANFYENPSTNLKLVGVTGTNGKTTIATLLYKLFTDMGYKCGLLSTVENQVNGKIIPSTHTTPDPVALNKLLSDMVDEGCDYCFMEVSSHAVAQHRIEGLKFSGGIFSNLTHDHLDYHKTFDSYLKAKKAFFDGLPKSAFALTNTDDKNGNVMLQNTAAHKKSYGLKSMADYKARIIENQFGGLLLNIDSQEVWFKLVGTFNAYNLLAVYAAAMLLEQDKAKVLVSLSKLTGAEGRFEYLVAPNKVIGIVDYAHTPDAVQNVLSTIHDIRKGDEKVITVIGCGGDRDTTKRPIMAKVASEWSDKVILTSDNPRSEDPAQIIRDMEAGIDPAFKRHTVSISDRHEAIKTACMLAKPGDIILLAGKGHEKYQEINGVKNHFDDMEELEEQFKLMG, from the coding sequence ATGAGATATTTAAGCGATATAGTTGAGGGGGTAGCCTTTACCGAGTTACAGGGAAGCGCGGATGTAGAAATATCGGCAGTGGTTTTCGATTCGCGTAAAGTAGTACCGGGTTGCTTATTTGTAGCTATAAAAGGTACCGCGGTAGATGGCCACGATTATATTGAGAAAGCAGTTGCAGATGGCGCCATCGCCATTATATGCGAGGAGTTACCCGCCCATGTAACCGGCGAGGTTGATTTTTTAATGGTAGCTAATTCGGCTAAGGCCCTGGGTACAATAGCCGCTAACTTTTACGAAAACCCGTCTACCAACCTAAAGTTGGTTGGTGTTACAGGTACTAACGGCAAAACCACCATAGCAACATTGCTTTATAAGCTGTTTACAGATATGGGCTATAAATGCGGCTTGCTATCAACGGTGGAAAACCAGGTAAACGGAAAGATCATCCCATCAACCCATACCACACCCGACCCTGTAGCGCTGAACAAACTATTGAGCGATATGGTTGACGAAGGCTGCGATTACTGCTTTATGGAAGTAAGCTCGCATGCAGTAGCGCAACACCGTATCGAGGGATTGAAATTTTCGGGAGGGATATTTTCAAACCTAACGCACGATCATTTAGATTATCATAAAACCTTTGATAGTTACCTAAAAGCTAAAAAGGCATTTTTTGATGGTTTGCCAAAAAGCGCGTTTGCCCTAACCAATACCGACGATAAAAACGGCAACGTAATGCTGCAAAATACAGCGGCCCACAAAAAATCGTACGGCTTAAAAAGCATGGCCGACTACAAGGCCCGCATTATTGAGAACCAGTTTGGCGGCTTGCTGCTAAATATAGATAGCCAGGAGGTTTGGTTTAAACTGGTGGGTACATTTAACGCCTACAATTTATTAGCGGTATATGCCGCTGCCATGTTGTTGGAGCAGGATAAAGCCAAAGTATTGGTAAGCCTGAGCAAATTGACAGGTGCCGAAGGCCGCTTTGAATATTTAGTGGCACCAAATAAAGTAATTGGTATAGTTGATTACGCCCACACACCTGATGCGGTGCAAAATGTGCTAAGCACCATACACGATATACGCAAAGGCGACGAAAAGGTAATAACCGTAATAGGCTGCGGAGGCGACCGCGATACCACCAAACGCCCTATTATGGCTAAGGTAGCCAGCGAGTGGAGTGATAAAGTGATACTAACGTCGGATAACCCACGGTCGGAAGATCCGGCGCAGATCATCAGGGATATGGAAGCGGGAATAGACCCTGCCTTTAAACGCCACACTGTTAGCATAAGCGACAGGCACGAGGCTATAAAAACGGCTTGTATGCTGGCAAAACCAGGCGATATTATCCTGCTTGCAGGTAAAGGTCACGAAAAATACCAGGAGATAAATGGCGTAAAAAACCATTTTGACGATATGGAAGAATTAGAGGAACAATTTAAGTTGATGGGGTAG
- a CDS encoding phospho-N-acetylmuramoyl-pentapeptide-transferase, producing MLYYLFSYLNKNYNIPGLGVFQYITFRMAMAVIVSLLVTTVYGRRLIDYLRFKQVGETVRNLGLEGQMQKSGTPTMGGIIILLGILIPTLLFAKIDNVYIIMMLITTVWLGLIGFLDDYIKVFKKNKEGLAGKFKITGQVGLALIIGFMMYFNPSITIRQEVKLPVVHDVPVDFHMRGQTPVYTQDVKSTKTTMPFYKNNEFDYSKVLKFIGKGYEQYALLVFMLFVIIIITAVSNGANITDGIDGLATGTSAIIGVTLAILAYVSGNTLIADYLNIMYIPNSGELVIFAGAFVGACVGFLWYNSYPAQVFMGDTGSLAIGGIIAVFAILIRKELLIPVLCGIFLVENISVMMQVGWFKFTKRKYGEGRRIFLMAPLHHHYQKKGFHESKIVTRFWIICIMLAIITVITLKLR from the coding sequence ATGCTATATTACCTGTTTAGCTATTTAAATAAAAATTATAATATCCCGGGACTGGGGGTGTTTCAGTACATCACGTTCCGTATGGCTATGGCGGTAATAGTTTCGCTGTTGGTTACAACGGTTTATGGCCGCAGGTTAATTGATTATTTGCGCTTTAAACAAGTTGGCGAAACGGTGCGTAATCTGGGTTTAGAAGGCCAAATGCAAAAATCGGGTACACCAACCATGGGGGGGATTATTATTCTGTTGGGTATACTCATCCCTACTTTGTTGTTTGCCAAAATTGATAATGTATACATCATCATGATGCTGATAACCACTGTATGGTTAGGGCTTATTGGTTTTTTAGACGATTACATCAAAGTATTTAAAAAGAACAAAGAAGGTTTAGCCGGGAAGTTTAAAATAACCGGGCAGGTTGGCCTGGCGTTGATAATTGGGTTTATGATGTACTTTAACCCCTCTATCACTATACGGCAGGAAGTTAAGCTACCGGTTGTGCACGATGTGCCGGTTGATTTCCATATGCGCGGCCAAACACCGGTATACACCCAGGATGTTAAGTCGACCAAAACCACTATGCCGTTCTATAAAAACAACGAGTTTGATTACAGCAAAGTATTAAAATTTATAGGTAAAGGGTACGAGCAATATGCACTGTTGGTGTTTATGCTGTTTGTTATCATCATCATAACAGCAGTATCAAACGGTGCCAATATTACCGATGGTATTGATGGCCTTGCTACGGGAACCTCGGCCATAATAGGGGTTACGCTGGCTATACTAGCCTATGTATCGGGTAATACGCTCATAGCCGATTACCTGAACATTATGTATATACCTAACTCGGGCGAACTGGTAATTTTTGCCGGTGCATTTGTTGGGGCATGTGTAGGCTTTTTATGGTATAACTCGTACCCGGCACAGGTTTTTATGGGCGATACAGGTAGTTTGGCCATAGGTGGTATAATAGCCGTATTTGCCATATTAATACGTAAGGAACTGTTGATACCGGTACTATGCGGTATTTTCCTGGTCGAGAATATTTCGGTTATGATGCAGGTGGGTTGGTTTAAGTTCACCAAGCGTAAGTACGGCGAGGGCCGCAGAATATTTTTAATGGCACCCCTGCACCACCACTACCAAAAAAAGGGTTTCCACGAGTCGAAGATAGTTACCCGGTTTTGGATCATTTGTATTATGCTGGCCATTATAACGGTAATAACATTGAAGCTGAGGTAG
- the murD gene encoding UDP-N-acetylmuramoyl-L-alanine--D-glutamate ligase produces MTNTHSANSKFPLQGAEGAVRLAILGAGESGVGAAYLALQKGYDVFVSDFGPVADHYKKQLQDWNVKFEENGHTEAEILKAAEVVKSPGIPDKAPIVKKLVEKAIPVISEIEFAGRYTDAKMICITGSNGKTTTASLTYHILKNGGLNVGLAGNIGKSFAYQVATEKYEYYVLEISSFMLDSMYKFKADIAVLLNITPDHLDRYDYKMENYAASKYRITQNQTGKDHFIYCADDAETLKVLQGKKIEAQQLPFSIEKRITTGAYLDKDNIVINIHQQHFTMSITELALQGKHNLYNSMASGIVAKVLELRNETMRESMGNFRNIEHRLESVGKISGISFINDSKATNVNSTWYALESMTSDVVLILGGVDKGNDYSMLKSLVKQKVKAIVCLGKDNQRIHDAFEEDVEVIVNTSSAAEAAQVAYHLAEKGDTVLLSPACASFDLFKNYEDRGRQFKEAVKEL; encoded by the coding sequence ATTACAAACACCCATTCCGCTAATAGTAAGTTCCCCCTTCAGGGGGCGGAGGGGGCTGTACGCCTTGCTATACTCGGTGCCGGCGAAAGTGGTGTTGGGGCGGCATACCTTGCTTTGCAAAAGGGCTATGATGTGTTTGTATCTGATTTTGGGCCCGTGGCCGATCATTATAAAAAGCAACTACAGGACTGGAACGTAAAGTTTGAAGAGAACGGCCATACCGAAGCCGAGATACTAAAGGCGGCAGAGGTAGTAAAAAGCCCCGGTATACCCGATAAGGCACCGATAGTGAAAAAGCTGGTTGAAAAGGCTATCCCGGTAATATCCGAGATAGAGTTTGCAGGCCGCTACACCGATGCTAAAATGATATGTATAACAGGCTCAAACGGTAAAACGACAACCGCCAGCCTTACTTATCATATCCTTAAAAATGGCGGTTTAAATGTAGGCCTGGCAGGTAACATAGGCAAAAGCTTTGCTTACCAGGTAGCTACAGAAAAGTACGAGTACTATGTGCTGGAAATAAGCAGCTTTATGCTGGATAGCATGTACAAATTTAAGGCGGATATAGCCGTGTTGCTAAACATTACGCCCGACCATTTAGACAGGTACGATTATAAAATGGAAAATTATGCCGCATCTAAATACAGGATAACGCAAAACCAGACGGGGAAAGACCATTTTATTTATTGCGCCGACGATGCCGAAACATTGAAGGTGCTGCAAGGCAAGAAAATAGAGGCGCAGCAACTGCCTTTTTCGATAGAAAAAAGGATTACCACGGGAGCATATCTCGATAAAGACAATATTGTCATAAACATACATCAACAACATTTTACAATGTCAATTACCGAACTGGCCCTGCAGGGCAAGCACAACCTTTACAATTCAATGGCATCGGGTATTGTTGCCAAGGTGCTTGAGTTACGCAACGAGACGATGAGGGAGAGCATGGGTAACTTCCGGAATATTGAACACAGACTGGAGTCGGTGGGTAAAATATCGGGTATCAGCTTCATTAACGATTCAAAAGCTACCAATGTAAACTCTACTTGGTACGCGTTGGAAAGCATGACCAGCGATGTGGTATTAATATTAGGCGGTGTAGATAAAGGCAACGACTATAGCATGCTTAAATCGCTGGTGAAGCAAAAGGTAAAGGCAATTGTTTGCCTGGGTAAAGACAACCAGCGCATACACGATGCTTTTGAAGAAGATGTAGAGGTAATTGTAAACACCTCGTCGGCGGCCGAGGCGGCCCAGGTGGCGTACCATTTAGCCGAAAAGGGCGACACGGTGTTACTATCGCCGGCTTGCGCCAGTTTCGATCTGTTTAAGAACTATGAGGATAGGGGCAGGCAGTTTAAAGAGGCGGTAAAAGAATTATAA
- the rsmH gene encoding 16S rRNA (cytosine(1402)-N(4))-methyltransferase RsmH: protein MSNYHTPVMLAECIEGLNIKPNGTYVDVTFGGGGHSRAIMKHLGKDGRLLAFDQDADAQQNVIEDDRFTFIDQNFRYLKNFCRLHGAVPVDGILADLGVSSYQFDQAERGFSIRFDAELDMRMNQASDLSAKEVVNTYSEADLHRIFGMYGEIQNAKSLAKTIVTARLNGPIVTVADLKNAIGNLIPRGKENKYLAQVFQALRIEVNQELEALKDFLIQSAEVLAVGGRLVVMSYHSLEDRLVKNFIAKGKFSGEVEKDLYGNNNKPLDAVSRGAITASADEIVNNNRARSAKLRIAVKK from the coding sequence ATGAGTAATTACCATACCCCTGTTATGCTGGCAGAATGTATTGAAGGTTTAAATATTAAACCCAACGGTACTTATGTTGACGTAACCTTTGGCGGCGGCGGCCACTCGCGCGCGATAATGAAGCATTTAGGTAAAGATGGCCGTTTATTGGCCTTTGACCAGGATGCTGATGCCCAGCAAAATGTAATAGAAGATGACAGGTTTACTTTTATAGACCAGAATTTTAGATACCTGAAGAATTTTTGCCGTTTACACGGCGCTGTCCCGGTTGATGGCATATTGGCCGACCTTGGCGTATCATCCTACCAGTTTGACCAGGCCGAGCGCGGTTTTTCTATCCGTTTTGATGCAGAACTGGATATGCGCATGAACCAGGCATCAGATCTAAGCGCTAAAGAAGTGGTAAACACCTATAGCGAGGCCGACTTGCACCGAATATTTGGTATGTACGGCGAAATACAAAATGCAAAATCGCTGGCAAAAACCATTGTAACCGCAAGGCTTAACGGCCCGATAGTTACGGTTGCCGACCTGAAGAACGCCATTGGTAATTTGATCCCTCGCGGTAAAGAGAATAAATATTTAGCCCAGGTTTTTCAGGCGCTGCGAATTGAGGTGAACCAGGAACTTGAAGCACTTAAAGACTTTTTAATACAATCTGCCGAGGTTTTGGCCGTGGGCGGCAGGTTGGTAGTAATGTCGTACCATTCGCTGGAAGATCGTTTGGTAAAGAATTTTATTGCCAAAGGTAAATTTAGCGGCGAGGTAGAGAAAGATCTATACGGAAATAATAATAAACCGCTTGATGCTGTAAGCCGCGGGGCCATAACAGCATCGGCAGATGAGATAGTAAATAATAATAGGGCGCGCAGCGCAAAATTAAGGATAGCTGTAAAAAAATGA
- a CDS encoding PASTA domain-containing protein, translated as MNIRANILLRVYLAFGLILLFASAVVFQLCRVQFSQGKKWQAMAKTLSTRYTNVEAARGNIFSVDGSLLATSVPEYELRMDMMAGGIQDDKVFDEKIDSLSMKMSQFFGDKSAREYSRIFREARKDGSRYHLVKRKVTYRELKEIRKFPIFAMGKNTGGLIIVPQNKRILPFQSLAARTIGYKNENVKNAVGLEGAFASYISGESGKRLETRIAGGVWMPVNDEEEIEPKEGADIISTIDVNFQDLAQNALEKQLVKSNADHGAVILMEVATGEIRAVANFTKMPDGSFKEKFNYAIAGNQDPGSTFKVASYMALLEDHKVDTNTMVATGEYKVPNNPHVIKDSHGSIGVVTVKRAFEESSNAAVASLVNRYYHDNQAQFTDHLYDWKLNEKMGLQIPGEATPVVKNPKNASWNKNITLPQMAYGYEMQMTPLKMLSFYNAVANNGKYISPIFVREIRRLGNTVERFQTHTINEKICSDVTLKKIQAMLEGVVSEGTGKNIIRNPLYKIAGKTGTAQVADGNKGYKAKKQYQASFCGYFPADHPKYSLIVVINDPKNGYYGAQVAGPVFREIADKVYSSDLNVERAPLHLVGNTTLPKYKQGNLKALKQVYTNLGLKPLYASNTLNGIDTSSGIAFEDNKYKAGTVPNVTGMGLSDALYALGNAGYKVSVKGSGSVKVQSVTGGSSIPKGSKITIELQ; from the coding sequence ATGAATATAAGAGCCAACATATTGCTAAGGGTTTACCTTGCCTTTGGGTTGATCCTTTTATTTGCATCGGCTGTGGTGTTTCAGTTATGCAGGGTGCAGTTTTCGCAGGGAAAAAAATGGCAGGCAATGGCCAAAACCTTGTCAACACGCTATACAAATGTGGAAGCGGCAAGGGGTAATATTTTTTCTGTTGATGGCAGCTTGCTGGCTACATCGGTACCGGAGTATGAGCTGCGTATGGATATGATGGCCGGCGGCATACAGGATGATAAGGTGTTTGACGAGAAGATAGATTCGCTGTCGATGAAAATGTCGCAATTCTTTGGCGATAAATCGGCGCGCGAGTATTCGAGGATATTCCGGGAAGCCCGTAAGGATGGTTCGCGCTACCATTTGGTAAAACGTAAGGTAACCTACCGCGAACTAAAAGAGATACGCAAGTTCCCGATTTTTGCTATGGGTAAAAATACAGGCGGGTTGATCATCGTCCCTCAAAATAAACGTATCCTTCCGTTCCAATCGCTTGCGGCGCGTACCATTGGCTACAAAAACGAGAACGTTAAAAATGCAGTAGGCCTTGAAGGTGCTTTTGCCAGCTACATTAGCGGCGAAAGCGGTAAACGTTTAGAGACGCGCATTGCCGGTGGTGTGTGGATGCCTGTAAATGATGAAGAAGAGATTGAGCCTAAAGAGGGCGCGGATATCATATCAACCATTGATGTAAACTTTCAGGATCTGGCGCAAAATGCTTTAGAAAAGCAATTGGTAAAAAGCAATGCCGACCATGGTGCTGTTATATTAATGGAAGTAGCAACCGGCGAGATAAGGGCGGTGGCCAACTTTACCAAAATGCCCGATGGCTCGTTTAAAGAAAAGTTTAATTACGCCATTGCTGGTAACCAGGACCCGGGGTCGACTTTTAAAGTGGCGTCCTATATGGCCTTGTTAGAGGATCACAAAGTAGATACCAACACCATGGTAGCCACCGGCGAATATAAGGTGCCTAACAACCCACATGTGATAAAAGATTCGCACGGTAGTATAGGTGTAGTTACCGTTAAAAGAGCTTTTGAAGAATCGTCTAACGCGGCGGTGGCATCATTGGTGAACAGGTATTACCATGATAACCAGGCGCAGTTTACAGATCATTTGTACGATTGGAAACTGAATGAAAAAATGGGCCTGCAAATACCGGGCGAGGCAACGCCGGTAGTTAAAAACCCCAAAAACGCAAGCTGGAATAAAAACATAACGCTTCCGCAAATGGCCTATGGTTATGAAATGCAAATGACACCGTTAAAAATGCTGTCGTTTTATAACGCTGTAGCCAACAATGGAAAATACATATCGCCAATATTTGTTAGGGAGATAAGAAGATTAGGTAACACAGTAGAGCGTTTTCAAACACATACCATAAACGAGAAAATATGCTCGGACGTCACACTTAAAAAAATACAGGCTATGCTGGAAGGTGTGGTAAGCGAGGGTACAGGTAAAAACATCATCCGTAACCCGTTATATAAAATAGCAGGTAAAACAGGTACCGCACAGGTGGCCGATGGTAACAAAGGTTATAAGGCTAAAAAGCAATACCAGGCATCGTTTTGCGGTTACTTCCCGGCCGATCATCCAAAATACTCATTAATAGTGGTAATTAACGACCCTAAGAATGGCTATTACGGTGCGCAGGTAGCAGGCCCGGTTTTTCGCGAGATAGCCGACAAGGTTTACTCGAGCGATTTAAATGTTGAGCGTGCGCCTTTGCATTTAGTGGGTAATACCACTTTGCCAAAATATAAGCAAGGTAATTTAAAGGCGCTTAAGCAGGTGTACACCAACCTGGGTTTAAAGCCATTGTATGCCTCAAATACGCTTAACGGTATTGATACCAGTAGCGGTATAGCATTTGAGGATAATAAATATAAAGCGGGCACGGTGCCAAATGTAACCGGTATGGGCCTAAGCGATGCGCTGTATGCATTAGGCAATGCAGGCTATAAGGTAAGTGTTAAGGGTAGTGGGTCGGTTAAAGTACAGTCTGTAACCGGTGGCAGCAGCATACCAAAAGGATCAAAAATAACCATAGAACTGCAATGA